The following is a genomic window from Candidatus Eremiobacteraceae bacterium.
ACATCCCGGCGCCAGCCGCCGGCGTGCCCTCGAACATGATGCAGAACTCATCGCCGCCGTAACGCGCGCCGACGTCTTCTGCGCGGATCTCCGCGGCGATCGCTGCGCCGACCGCGCGGATGACGTCATCGCCGACGACGTGTCCGTACGTGTCGTTGACTTGCTTGAAATGGTCGATATCGAACATGCAGAAGCTGAGCGGCAAGTCGTGCCGTACCGCGAGGTGCGTCGCGGCATTGAGGCGCTCGATGAAATGCGTGCGGTTGTACAAGCCGGTGACGCCGTCGCGGATGGAGGCGTCGCGCAGCGCTTCCTGAAGCGCTTTGATCTCGCTGATATCGGTCTGTGACCCGATCATCCTGATCGCGCGTCCCTTTTCGTCGCGAAGCGCGCGGCCGCGGCTGAGCATCCATCGATGGGTCCCGTCGGTGTGACGCATGCGGACCTCGATCGAAAAACTCTCGGTCGTTCCTTTGAAGTGCGCGAGCAGCGCCCTCATCGCGTCCTTGCGCTCGTCGGGATGGACGAGCTCGATGAACGCCGCGGTATTGAGCGACTCATCGCCGCGCCGGCCGAGCATCTCGTTCCAACGCCGCGAGCAATGCAATGTGTCCGAAGCGATGTCGAGATCGAGGACGCCGCTGTTCGACCCCTCGGTCGCGAGCTCGAAACGGTGCTCGCTGTCGGCAAGCCGCGCGAGCGCCTCGTTGAGCTCTTGCGTCCGCTCGACGACGCGCTGCTCGACCGAGACGAACGCCGCCTGAAGGTCTTCCTGCGCTCGGGTCCTCGTCGCGTCGAGCGCGCGCACGCTTCTCGAATTCAAGGCGATGAGAATAGCGAAGATGGTGATCGTCGAGAGGACGAATAAAGCGATCCCGTAGGTCGCATCAAACAACCCGGCGCGCTCGCCGCTGAGACCCAACCAGCCGAGAACGACCGGTATCGTTATCGCTGCCGGGATCATGCTGCGGAGCATGAGTCCCGAGCCGTTGGCCGAGTGGACGGCCGCCATGAGACCGTTATAAGGTTTCGACAAGAGGACCGCCCCGCACAGCAGCAGGATCGCGATCGCCGTATTCATCGCCATCGGCGTCGTCGACGCCACTTGGTAAAGATACTTCGCTGAGTACATGTAGCCGACGAGCGTGAAGAGCGCGACGACGACTGCGCCGAGCGTCACGATTTGCGCGCGGAGGATGACGATGTCGGCGTCGCTCGCCTCGAGCGCAGTGCCGATGCCGATGAGCGCGATTGCGATTGCCGTATTCGTGCCCATGCGGCCCGGGATGCCGCTGCGCGTCTGATCGAGCATAAGGACTTGGTCGATGCCGAGGTGCCAGCCGAAGATGTACTCACCAAGGGTGAGCAGCGCGAGTGTCGCGGTTGCTAGAGCGAAGAGCTGCGAGAAGATCGCAGCGGGCTTAGACGACGGCCAAAGACATTTGATGCCCAGGGCGATCGCCAGGCCCATGATGCACACCGACGTATTCGGCTTCATCGGAACGAGGCCGGGCTCGACGCTCGTCAACCACAGCGCGCCTTGAGTCCATCCGAAAAGGGCGAGCGCGCCGATGGCTGCAGCCGCCGCGGCCGCGATCGACGTAAGCCTTCGGAATAGTTTGGGGTTCGCGATCATCGATTGTGTCGTAATGTGAAATAGCCCCTTTATCCTTATCGTCTAGGGGATGGGGACCATGGGTGCAAGCGGGGTCACACTCAGGCGCGAAGTGAGTCGACCCGAAGCGTTGAGGCGGCGTTGAGGCCGGTGAGTCCCCCACGGATGACATCGTGCGGCCTCAAGGGCTGGATCTCACGCCGGCACCGCTTCGGGCCGTCTCGGATAGCCTACAGCCCGAGGGTGAAGGTTCGATGCAGATGTCGTGAAGGGTTAGTTTCGCTTCGATACGCGCCGCTCGCGTTATACATGACAGTTAGTGTCATGTATCGCGTGCTACGCTCTGCTCGACATCTCGAAACTGCTGCTCATAAGGAGTTCATCTGATGATCACGGGAGTCGACCTGTTCGGTTTTACCGTTCGCGACAAGGCGAAGACCGTCGCGTTTTATCGTGACGTCCTGGGCCTTAAGCCGACCGACGAGGATGCTGACGGAGCCGAGTTCACATTTCCCGACGGCACGACGTTCGGGATCTACCAACCGCCGGGAGGTGATATTCCGCTCGGCGGCGGTGTCATGTTCGCGGTACCTGATGCGAAGAAGGCGGTCGATTACTATCGCTCGCGCGGCGTCCAGCTGAGCGACGTCATGGAGGGACGGGTCTGCTTCATGTCGTTCGGCACCGATCCCGAAGGCAATAGCTTCATGATCCACCAGCGAAAGAATATCGGTTGAAGATCACGCGTCCGAGCCTAGGTCTGCCCACGGGCTCAGCGCGAGCCGCAGGGCATTGTATGCCTTGCGGTGTTTGAAATCGAGCTTGGCCGAGCCGGCACGTTCGTAGAACTCACGGATGAGCCGGTCTCGGCACAACTGCTTCTCATCGTCGTCGCCCATCACAAGGTACGCTTCGACGGCGTCGCGGTCCTCAGGCGGAAAGTCGGCGGGTAGTGTGCCTAGCGCGGCGTTGATCCGCGCTACGTCGGGTCGCGCGCTCGCTTCGGGTGAAGCCATGAGTCCGCCGCGCCGCATCCACTCGGTTGTGTCGGTCCCCTTGGACAAGACGAGGCCGATCATAACGTGCATGAACAGACGAACCGCGCCGTACGCGCCCACAAAAATGACGCCTATGAAAACTGGGGTCGTCGGCCACGGCTGCCACGTTGCGACCGCCAAGATGGCCGCAACAACGTAGATAGAGACGCCAACCCATTTCGACGATAAGGCGAGGCAGCGCGTTAGTCGTGCGCGCTGCTCCTCAACGGACGGTGTGGGAGACTTCTCATCAAGGGTGCGCATCTCGGAGTGGAGTGGCGTTCGCCGG
Proteins encoded in this region:
- a CDS encoding diguanylate cyclase; the encoded protein is MIANPKLFRRLTSIAAAAAAAIGALALFGWTQGALWLTSVEPGLVPMKPNTSVCIMGLAIALGIKCLWPSSKPAAIFSQLFALATATLALLTLGEYIFGWHLGIDQVLMLDQTRSGIPGRMGTNTAIAIALIGIGTALEASDADIVILRAQIVTLGAVVVALFTLVGYMYSAKYLYQVASTTPMAMNTAIAILLLCGAVLLSKPYNGLMAAVHSANGSGLMLRSMIPAAITIPVVLGWLGLSGERAGLFDATYGIALFVLSTITIFAILIALNSRSVRALDATRTRAQEDLQAAFVSVEQRVVERTQELNEALARLADSEHRFELATEGSNSGVLDLDIASDTLHCSRRWNEMLGRRGDESLNTAAFIELVHPDERKDAMRALLAHFKGTTESFSIEVRMRHTDGTHRWMLSRGRALRDEKGRAIRMIGSQTDISEIKALQEALRDASIRDGVTGLYNRTHFIERLNAATHLAVRHDLPLSFCMFDIDHFKQVNDTYGHVVGDDVIRAVGAAIAAEIRAEDVGARYGGDEFCIMFEGTPAAGAGMCLERIKARVENTPFFSKDGRRFSTTLSFGVSDLADRSVPELIEAADRALYEAKSRGRSRIVVDTYAPSIRKHAQRA
- a CDS encoding VOC family protein — translated: MITGVDLFGFTVRDKAKTVAFYRDVLGLKPTDEDADGAEFTFPDGTTFGIYQPPGGDIPLGGGVMFAVPDAKKAVDYYRSRGVQLSDVMEGRVCFMSFGTDPEGNSFMIHQRKNIG